A single genomic interval of Alcaligenes sp. SDU_A2 harbors:
- a CDS encoding class I SAM-dependent methyltransferase has product MINLRKAKSLPRITREWDAIADLRERQIASGEDHSANFVLAPAILGALPQSKSLVDIGCGTGWLTSMASQRAELLVGVDPSPNSIAIAEKLHSSASISYRTETVEQYARRRKRPEFDTAISNMAASSAPDLQHFFSASRRLLQRNGLFILTFPHPCFWPLYWGYASHPKFRYERSFAVEGKFKIRTQVTQMVTTHFHHPLEQYFSSLARAGFELESMRELSGRGFEFPRFMLVTSRAI; this is encoded by the coding sequence ATGATCAATCTACGAAAAGCTAAGAGTCTGCCCCGCATCACTCGTGAGTGGGATGCCATTGCGGATTTGCGTGAGCGACAGATCGCGTCAGGGGAAGACCACAGCGCAAACTTTGTCCTCGCTCCTGCCATACTTGGTGCACTCCCGCAGTCGAAGTCACTAGTTGACATTGGCTGTGGTACTGGTTGGCTAACGTCTATGGCTTCGCAGCGCGCTGAGTTACTTGTCGGTGTCGATCCTAGTCCTAATTCCATTGCTATTGCAGAGAAGCTTCATTCGAGTGCATCAATAAGCTATCGGACAGAAACAGTTGAGCAGTACGCACGGCGGCGCAAGCGCCCAGAGTTTGATACTGCAATCTCAAACATGGCCGCAAGCAGTGCCCCAGATCTACAGCATTTTTTCTCAGCTTCCAGGCGATTACTGCAAAGGAATGGACTTTTTATATTAACGTTCCCCCACCCCTGCTTCTGGCCTCTCTACTGGGGTTACGCGTCACATCCTAAATTTCGTTACGAACGCTCGTTTGCAGTAGAGGGAAAGTTCAAGATACGAACGCAAGTTACGCAAATGGTCACCACTCATTTTCATCACCCGTTAGAGCAATATTTTTCTTCATTAGCGCGTGCTGGGTTCGAATTGGAGTCTATGCGTGAGTTATCTGGGCGCGGATTTGAGTTCCCGCGGTTTATGCTTGTTACTTCGCGTGCGATTTAA